Proteins encoded in a region of the Shewanella polaris genome:
- a CDS encoding lytic transglycosylase domain-containing protein translates to MGDKQKPRTLTNNYSLMKTGTVSSKPRVKANYSENGIVSDLGVEKRKVFQYKQTNGVMVFSDQQPLDADYQVLLYECFACRVDSVIDWYKIPLFTSHFATDVALAARQYQLDPALIRAVIHAESAFKIGALSKAGAQGLMQLMPGTASDMDVDDPFNAQQNIRGGSRYLAQLLSQFNGDIDLTCAAYNAGPTTVMQYRGIPPYPETQAYVKRVKILLKRYQKALAS, encoded by the coding sequence GTGGGCGATAAACAGAAACCGCGTACCTTAACCAACAATTATTCGTTAATGAAAACAGGCACAGTATCGAGTAAGCCTCGTGTTAAGGCCAATTATTCTGAAAATGGTATTGTCAGTGATTTAGGCGTTGAAAAGCGTAAAGTGTTTCAATACAAACAAACCAATGGGGTGATGGTGTTTAGCGATCAGCAACCGCTGGATGCAGACTATCAAGTGTTATTGTATGAATGTTTTGCTTGTCGAGTCGATTCTGTTATCGATTGGTATAAGATCCCACTATTTACCTCACATTTTGCTACCGACGTGGCTTTAGCTGCGCGGCAGTATCAGCTTGACCCTGCGCTCATTCGAGCTGTAATTCATGCAGAATCAGCATTTAAAATCGGCGCTTTATCCAAAGCTGGTGCCCAAGGGTTAATGCAATTAATGCCTGGTACTGCTAGTGATATGGACGTCGATGATCCTTTTAATGCTCAACAGAATATTCGTGGTGGCAGTCGTTATCTTGCGCAGTTATTAAGCCAATTTAACGGCGACATTGACCTTACTTGTGCGGCATACAATGCCGGCCCAACGACGGTTATGCAATACCGCGGTATACCTCCCTATCCTGAAACACAAGCTTATGTGAAGCGGGTGAAAATATTATTAAAACGCTACCAAAAAGCATTAGCCAGTTAA
- a CDS encoding efflux RND transporter permease subunit — translation MARFFIDRPIFAWVIALLIMLAGVLAIKGLPIAQYPSIAPPTVVISAYYPGASAKTMEDTVTQVIEQQMTGLDHLRYISSTSDSFGNTKITLTFNAEADPDIAQVQVQNKLQAATPLLPTEVQQQGVKVNKSSSGFLMVLGFVSQDGSMGKSDIADYVAANIQDPMSRVPGVGELTLFGAQYAMRIWLDPLKLTQYNLTSIDVTTAIGEQNAQISAGQLGGAPSLAGQELNATVTAQSRLQTPEQFKRIILKSDSSGANVYLEDVAKVELGAESYAVTSYYNGKPASGLAVKLATGANALDTATGVKTKINEMKAFFPQGLEVVYPYDTTPFVEQSIEGVVHTLIEAVILVFLIMYLFLQNFRATLIPTIAVPVVLLGTFAVLSAAGFTINTLTMFAMVLAIGLLVDDAIVVVENVERVMSEEGLSPVEATRKSMDQITSALVGIGLTLSAVFVPMAFMSGSTGVIYRQFSITIVAAMALSVFVAIVLTPALCATMLKPVKKGHTYAETGFFGWFNRKFDALTVRYGNTVGGIIKRSFRAMMVYVLLVIAVAWIFLRMPTAFLPDEDQGILFTQAILPTNSTQESTEKVLRKVSDYYLNDEKDIVRSVFTVSGFSFAGSGQNMGIAFVGLKDWSTREAPGEDVKSLAGRAMGRFMQIKEALVFAFVPPSVIELGTANGFDLYLKDLSGQGHEKLIEARNQLFGLAAQNPNLVGVRPNGQEDAPMYQIHLDHAKLRALDIDISNANTVLATAWGGSYVNDFIDRGRVKKVYVQGEAKYRMQPSDLDSWYVRNSNDEMVPFSAFATGSWEYGSPQLQRFNGVPAVNIQGATAPGYSTGDAMDSLEEMAKQLPPGYALEWNGLSYEERLSGNQAPSLYALSVLIVFLVLAALYESWAIPLSVILVVPVGVIGALVAMSSRGLSNDVFFQVGLLTTVGLATKNAILIVEFAKEYYEKGSGLFEATLHAVRVRLRPILMTSLAFGLGVLPLALSTGVGSGSQNAIGTAVVGGMLSSTFLGIFFIPVFFVVVESIFSKRKKPTEEEEEIVDNDRKSV, via the coding sequence ATGGCTCGCTTTTTTATTGATCGCCCTATCTTTGCTTGGGTGATTGCATTATTAATTATGCTCGCAGGTGTACTAGCCATTAAAGGCTTACCCATTGCACAGTATCCGAGTATTGCACCGCCAACCGTGGTGATCAGTGCTTACTATCCAGGTGCTTCGGCTAAAACCATGGAAGATACGGTCACTCAGGTGATTGAACAGCAAATGACTGGCTTGGATCACTTACGTTATATCTCCTCCACCAGTGATAGTTTTGGTAATACCAAGATTACCTTAACGTTTAATGCAGAGGCCGATCCTGATATTGCCCAAGTTCAAGTTCAGAACAAGCTACAAGCTGCTACACCATTGTTACCGACTGAAGTTCAACAACAAGGCGTAAAAGTTAACAAGTCCAGTTCTGGGTTTTTAATGGTATTAGGTTTTGTGTCTCAAGATGGTTCAATGGGAAAAAGTGACATTGCTGATTATGTTGCTGCCAACATTCAAGACCCAATGAGTCGCGTACCTGGAGTGGGTGAACTCACGCTTTTTGGTGCGCAATATGCTATGCGAATTTGGTTGGACCCGCTTAAATTAACCCAATACAACTTAACCAGTATTGATGTTACTACGGCGATTGGTGAGCAAAATGCGCAAATTTCAGCGGGTCAGTTAGGTGGTGCGCCATCGCTTGCTGGTCAAGAACTTAACGCGACAGTGACAGCTCAAAGTCGTTTACAAACACCTGAGCAATTTAAACGTATTATTCTTAAATCTGATTCGTCAGGGGCAAATGTTTATCTTGAAGATGTCGCTAAAGTTGAACTCGGTGCAGAAAGTTACGCTGTCACTTCTTATTATAATGGTAAACCCGCGTCAGGTTTAGCTGTTAAATTAGCTACCGGTGCCAATGCACTGGACACAGCTACAGGCGTTAAAACCAAAATTAATGAGATGAAAGCATTTTTCCCGCAAGGGCTAGAAGTCGTTTATCCCTATGATACTACCCCATTCGTAGAGCAATCAATTGAAGGTGTTGTGCATACATTGATAGAAGCCGTTATATTGGTATTCTTGATTATGTATCTGTTCTTGCAAAACTTTAGAGCAACGCTTATTCCTACTATTGCTGTACCTGTGGTATTGCTAGGTACGTTTGCTGTGTTATCAGCAGCAGGTTTTACCATTAACACGCTCACCATGTTTGCGATGGTATTAGCTATTGGCTTGCTGGTGGACGATGCCATTGTTGTCGTAGAAAACGTTGAACGAGTCATGTCTGAAGAGGGCTTAAGTCCTGTAGAGGCCACTCGGAAATCAATGGATCAAATTACCAGTGCCTTGGTTGGTATCGGATTAACCTTATCGGCGGTATTTGTTCCTATGGCATTTATGTCGGGGTCCACAGGGGTAATTTATCGTCAGTTCTCCATTACTATTGTGGCCGCGATGGCTTTATCAGTATTTGTGGCAATTGTACTGACACCAGCATTATGTGCCACGATGTTGAAACCCGTTAAAAAAGGTCATACCTACGCTGAAACAGGCTTTTTTGGCTGGTTTAACCGTAAGTTTGATGCTCTTACTGTACGTTATGGGAATACTGTAGGCGGTATTATTAAGCGTTCATTCCGTGCCATGATGGTTTACGTTCTGTTGGTTATCGCAGTGGCTTGGATTTTCTTACGTATGCCAACCGCTTTCTTACCCGATGAAGACCAAGGTATCTTGTTTACCCAAGCTATTTTACCCACTAACTCGACCCAAGAAAGTACTGAAAAAGTGTTGCGAAAGGTGTCTGACTATTACCTAAATGACGAGAAAGACATTGTTAGATCAGTGTTTACCGTATCCGGCTTTAGTTTTGCGGGTTCAGGTCAAAACATGGGTATTGCGTTTGTTGGCTTAAAAGATTGGTCTACCCGTGAAGCGCCTGGTGAAGATGTGAAATCGTTGGCAGGTCGAGCAATGGGACGCTTTATGCAAATTAAAGAAGCCCTAGTATTTGCTTTTGTACCGCCATCAGTTATTGAGCTGGGTACCGCAAATGGTTTTGACTTGTATTTAAAAGACTTGAGTGGCCAAGGTCATGAAAAGTTAATTGAAGCTCGTAATCAACTGTTTGGCTTAGCAGCGCAAAACCCGAACTTAGTTGGGGTAAGGCCTAACGGTCAAGAAGATGCGCCTATGTATCAAATTCATTTAGATCATGCCAAATTACGTGCATTAGATATTGATATTAGTAATGCAAACACAGTGTTGGCAACTGCGTGGGGTGGCTCTTACGTCAATGACTTTATTGATCGCGGCCGCGTGAAAAAAGTCTATGTGCAAGGCGAAGCCAAATACCGCATGCAGCCAAGTGACTTAGACTCTTGGTATGTGCGCAATAGTAATGACGAAATGGTACCATTTTCGGCTTTTGCTACTGGCTCATGGGAGTATGGTTCACCACAGCTACAACGTTTTAACGGTGTTCCAGCGGTTAACATTCAAGGCGCAACGGCACCCGGTTACAGTACTGGTGATGCTATGGATTCACTTGAAGAAATGGCTAAACAACTTCCGCCTGGATATGCTTTAGAGTGGAATGGTTTATCCTATGAGGAACGTTTATCGGGTAACCAAGCGCCAAGTTTATATGCTTTATCGGTATTAATCGTGTTCTTGGTGTTAGCGGCACTGTATGAAAGCTGGGCAATACCATTATCCGTTATTTTAGTGGTTCCTGTTGGGGTTATCGGTGCGCTAGTGGCCATGAGTAGTCGCGGCTTATCTAACGATGTATTTTTCCAAGTGGGCTTGTTAACGACAGTGGGACTGGCAACTAAAAATGCTATCTTGATTGTTGAGTTTGCGAAGGAATACTACGAGAAAGGGTCTGGCTTATTTGAGGCAACCTTACATGCAGTTAGAGTGCGTTTACGTCCTATTTTAATGACCTCACTGGCATTTGGTTTAGGAGTTCTGCCGTTAGCGCTTAGTACGGGCGTCGGTTCTGGTAGCCAAAATGCCATTGGTACTGCTGTAGTGGGCGGTATGCTATCGTCGACATTCTTAGGTATTTTCTTTATTCCGGTGTTCTTTGTGGTCGTTGAAAGTATTTTCAGCAAGCGTAAAAAACCGACCGAGGAAGAAGAGGAAATTGTTGATAACGATAGAAAGTCGGTTTAA
- a CDS encoding efflux RND transporter periplasmic adaptor subunit — translation MHKALKVAAVISAALWITACGQGDENAQAQQQRPPTPVGVMTVEAVSQAIKVELPGRSRAFLEAEVRPQVSGIITKRAFVEGTEVTQGQSLYQIDSATYKAALISAEADLASAKASLASAKAKAARYAQLIKTNAVSKQDFDETEAAYKEAQAAVTVAKAAINTAKINLEYTEVKAPISGHIGKSSVTAGALVTANQSTTLATIQQLDPINIDIVQSSAQLLRLKANLRSGQLLKSDNAKVTLMLEDGSTYEHEGILQFAEVNVDETTGSVTLRAEFPNPDGTLLPGMYVRAILNAGQDPQAILVPQRAITRNSKGQAVAMLVDKDNNVEMRVVKTAEVIGNQWRIVDGLAAGDKLIVEGLQKIRAGAPVSPQTLTADQPQK, via the coding sequence ATGCATAAAGCATTGAAAGTCGCTGCAGTAATATCTGCAGCATTATGGATTACCGCTTGTGGTCAAGGGGATGAAAATGCCCAGGCGCAACAACAACGTCCACCTACTCCAGTTGGTGTGATGACTGTTGAAGCAGTTTCACAAGCTATTAAGGTTGAATTACCTGGCCGTAGCCGCGCTTTTTTGGAAGCCGAGGTGCGCCCACAAGTATCAGGAATTATTACTAAACGTGCCTTTGTTGAAGGTACCGAAGTAACACAAGGTCAGTCACTTTATCAAATTGATTCTGCCACTTATAAAGCTGCATTAATCAGTGCCGAAGCCGATTTAGCCAGTGCCAAAGCTTCGTTAGCATCAGCTAAAGCTAAAGCTGCTCGTTATGCACAATTGATTAAAACTAATGCAGTGAGTAAGCAAGATTTTGACGAAACAGAAGCGGCTTACAAAGAAGCACAAGCAGCAGTGACTGTGGCTAAAGCAGCCATTAATACAGCAAAAATTAATCTTGAATATACAGAGGTAAAAGCACCGATTTCTGGTCATATTGGTAAGTCGTCTGTGACTGCTGGTGCGCTAGTTACCGCAAATCAAAGTACAACACTCGCGACCATTCAACAGCTTGATCCGATTAATATCGATATTGTTCAGTCAAGTGCGCAACTATTACGTTTAAAAGCCAATTTGCGTTCAGGCCAGTTATTGAAAAGTGACAATGCTAAAGTGACCTTAATGCTTGAAGATGGCAGTACTTATGAGCATGAAGGTATATTGCAGTTTGCCGAAGTTAATGTTGATGAAACCACTGGTTCAGTCACATTACGTGCCGAGTTCCCTAATCCAGACGGCACATTGTTACCTGGTATGTACGTTCGTGCGATATTAAATGCTGGCCAAGACCCTCAAGCTATTTTAGTACCACAGCGCGCTATTACGCGTAATAGTAAAGGTCAAGCCGTCGCGATGCTCGTTGATAAAGACAATAACGTTGAAATGCGCGTGGTAAAAACCGCCGAAGTAATTGGCAATCAATGGCGTATTGTTGATGGCTTAGCTGCGGGAGATAAATTAATTGTCGAAGGGTTACAAAAAATTCGCGCAGGCGCACCCGTTTCACCACAAACATTAACGGCTGACCAACCACAAAAGTAG
- a CDS encoding class I SAM-dependent methyltransferase, with protein sequence MVIILLQTPIFFNQQYPSLVDIAQRWQLVWDKDAAFELRFEQNCLSLHKRDEPKLDGISVDFVFGAVAHRRKFGGGRGQSIAKAVGLKQGVTPTVVDGTAGLGRDAFVLASLGCKVIMVERHPVVAALLEDGLRRAYEDAEIGHWMRDLMSLFHGSSISALADAAQSSGTEIDVVYLDPMYPHREKSALVKKEMRVFQTLVGADLDADGLLAPAMALATKRVVVKRPDYAEDLDGVKPSMVIATKKNRFDVYVKSAMK encoded by the coding sequence ATGGTAATCATCTTGTTGCAGACACCTATCTTCTTTAATCAGCAGTATCCTTCATTAGTCGACATCGCCCAGCGTTGGCAGCTTGTGTGGGACAAAGACGCCGCGTTTGAATTGCGTTTTGAGCAAAACTGTTTAAGTTTGCATAAGCGAGATGAACCTAAGCTCGACGGTATTAGTGTTGACTTTGTGTTTGGAGCTGTGGCGCATCGTCGCAAATTTGGTGGTGGTCGAGGTCAGTCTATTGCCAAAGCGGTTGGGCTAAAGCAAGGTGTCACACCTACTGTAGTTGATGGCACAGCAGGGCTTGGTCGAGATGCTTTTGTATTGGCCAGTTTAGGTTGTAAGGTCATTATGGTTGAACGTCATCCCGTTGTGGCTGCATTGCTTGAAGATGGTTTACGCCGAGCTTACGAAGACGCCGAAATAGGCCATTGGATGCGCGATCTTATGAGCTTATTTCATGGCTCAAGTATTAGTGCATTAGCCGACGCTGCTCAGTCATCTGGCACCGAGATCGATGTCGTTTACCTCGACCCTATGTACCCGCACCGCGAAAAATCGGCCCTGGTTAAAAAAGAAATGCGCGTGTTTCAAACCTTAGTCGGAGCCGATCTTGATGCCGATGGGCTGTTAGCACCCGCTATGGCACTCGCCACTAAGCGCGTGGTGGTAAAACGCCCTGATTATGCTGAAGACTTAGACGGTGTTAAACCTAGTATGGTTATCGCAACCAAGAAAAACCGTTTTGATGTATATGTAAAATCCGCAATGAAATAG
- a CDS encoding DNA-3-methyladenine glycosylase I, whose amino-acid sequence MAKLEKFNDIWSRACERKGGPEAVTSLLPKTLMADDIREYSDAILLSALSKQVFQSGFVWRVVVNKWAAYEKAFFDFEPMKVLMLSPDQIQQRASDPGLIRHQKKTQAIVDNAYMIQRISEEYGSFAEFIAQWPTDDITGLWQSLKKRGTRLGGNTGPYFLRTVGKDTFLLTQDVQAYLTGHKVVDAGFTSQTALRQSQAAFNQWQQESGMSLAHISRVISLGVGDNRV is encoded by the coding sequence GTGGCGAAGCTAGAAAAGTTTAATGATATATGGTCGCGCGCTTGTGAACGTAAAGGTGGTCCAGAAGCGGTAACGTCATTATTGCCAAAAACCTTAATGGCTGATGATATTCGCGAATATTCAGATGCCATTTTATTGTCAGCGCTCAGTAAGCAAGTCTTTCAAAGTGGCTTTGTTTGGCGGGTTGTTGTCAACAAATGGGCTGCTTATGAAAAAGCCTTTTTTGACTTTGAGCCGATGAAGGTTCTAATGTTATCACCTGATCAAATTCAACAACGTGCTAGCGATCCTGGATTAATTAGACATCAAAAGAAAACCCAAGCCATTGTTGATAATGCCTACATGATCCAACGTATTAGTGAAGAGTATGGTAGTTTTGCGGAGTTTATTGCTCAATGGCCAACGGATGATATTACCGGTTTATGGCAATCACTTAAAAAGCGTGGCACTCGTTTAGGCGGTAATACCGGGCCTTATTTTTTACGTACTGTAGGCAAAGATACTTTTTTACTTACCCAAGATGTACAGGCATATTTAACAGGGCATAAAGTGGTAGACGCGGGTTTTACATCGCAAACAGCTTTGCGTCAGTCCCAAGCGGCGTTTAATCAATGGCAACAAGAATCGGGCATGAGCTTGGCGCATATTAGCCGAGTTATTTCGCTTGGTGTTGGTGATAATCGGGTATAG
- a CDS encoding M28 family peptidase codes for MAGLLILGAVTVPAFAADKSSFVAPSQEDVRLYDIATAPQAKRIEQDIRTLVGFGTRHTLSDTKSDTQGIGAARRWIEAEFNRISKECGGCLEVVTVGDTVQGKRIANPTEVVNVIAIQRGKTDPNRVVMMSGDIDSRVSDVLDATSISPGANDNASGVAGALEAARILSKYQFNGTIVYAALSGEEQGLYGGNILADYAKAQNWQVQAVLNNDMIGNISGINGVMNNSSVRVFSEGVRFAETADEAKERYFSGGENDSASRNLARKIKSLADQYMTNLEVMLVYRLDRFGRGGHHLPFNQAGLPAVRIMETNENYNRQHQDIRVENGIAYGDVIEGVDFDFTAKLTSLNAISLASQAWAPAPPTKVTVAGQVSPSTKLSWADSDDKTVVGYRVYWRLTTVPEWTHSRYVGKVNQFTLDNMVIDNYLYGVASVAANGNVSPVVFPGAAGAFFK; via the coding sequence ATGGCTGGGTTGCTGATATTGGGCGCTGTAACCGTGCCAGCATTTGCTGCAGACAAATCATCGTTTGTTGCCCCATCACAAGAAGATGTGCGTTTATACGACATTGCTACCGCACCACAAGCTAAGCGTATTGAACAAGATATTCGTACTTTAGTCGGTTTTGGTACTCGGCATACCTTGTCTGATACAAAATCTGACACCCAAGGTATTGGCGCCGCTAGACGTTGGATTGAAGCTGAGTTTAATCGTATATCCAAAGAGTGTGGTGGTTGTTTAGAAGTGGTGACGGTTGGTGACACCGTTCAAGGCAAGCGAATCGCGAACCCAACAGAAGTGGTTAACGTTATCGCTATTCAGCGCGGTAAAACGGATCCTAACCGTGTAGTGATGATGAGCGGCGACATTGATTCGCGTGTTAGTGATGTGCTGGATGCCACCTCAATTTCTCCTGGTGCTAACGACAATGCATCGGGTGTAGCTGGGGCATTAGAAGCTGCACGAATATTATCAAAATACCAATTTAACGGCACTATTGTTTATGCTGCATTGTCGGGTGAAGAACAAGGTTTGTATGGCGGCAATATTTTAGCTGACTATGCCAAAGCACAAAATTGGCAGGTTCAAGCAGTATTAAATAATGACATGATTGGCAATATATCTGGCATTAATGGCGTGATGAATAACAGTAGTGTACGGGTGTTTTCTGAAGGTGTACGTTTTGCCGAAACGGCAGATGAAGCCAAAGAAAGGTATTTTAGTGGCGGCGAAAATGATTCTGCTTCACGTAATTTAGCTCGTAAAATTAAGTCGCTAGCCGACCAGTACATGACTAATTTAGAGGTGATGCTCGTGTATCGACTCGATCGTTTTGGTCGTGGTGGACATCATTTACCGTTTAATCAGGCTGGTTTACCTGCTGTGCGTATTATGGAAACCAACGAAAACTATAATCGTCAGCATCAAGATATTCGTGTCGAAAACGGCATTGCTTATGGCGATGTGATTGAAGGGGTGGATTTTGATTTTACTGCCAAATTGACCTCGCTTAATGCGATTAGTTTAGCGTCACAAGCATGGGCACCAGCACCACCAACTAAAGTAACTGTTGCAGGGCAAGTATCACCAAGTACCAAGTTAAGTTGGGCTGATAGTGACGATAAAACGGTCGTTGGTTATCGCGTATATTGGCGATTAACTACTGTACCGGAATGGACTCATAGTCGTTATGTCGGCAAGGTTAATCAGTTCACGCTAGATAATATGGTAATCGATAATTATTTGTATGGTGTCGCGAGTGTCGCCGCCAATGGCAATGTTAGCCCTGTGGTATTCCCTGGTGCGGCAGGCGCGTTTTTTAAGTAA
- a CDS encoding MBL fold metallo-hydrolase, which produces MKVLSGVIIVFMVLAAIIWLTKIGTANKKNKPFTNSEKAYQAGLSSIWPIAKAYWKTQRQAPAPKDAVPLIALTADILAQSTEDAVYRLGHSTLLMRIDGEYLLIDPVFSERASPVQWAGPKRFHQSPISIADLPAIKTVIISHDHYDHLDKAAIEQLAANVQHFVTPLNVGEYLTAWGVDPIQVTELEWWQSVELNGLSITATPAQHFSGRGLFDRNQTLWASWVIQGLKHKVFYSGDSGYFNGFKQIGERFGPFDLSMIETGAYNELWSDIHMLPEQSLQAHIDVKAKAMMPVHNGTFDLALHDWFEPFERINLLAKQYNVTLLTPKFGQAVMLADPQANELWWHAIMVDPKKMDELNEVVTSNH; this is translated from the coding sequence ATGAAGGTTTTATCAGGTGTTATCATTGTTTTTATGGTGCTCGCAGCCATTATTTGGTTAACAAAAATTGGGACGGCAAACAAAAAAAATAAACCATTTACCAATAGCGAAAAAGCATACCAAGCTGGTTTAAGTAGTATATGGCCGATTGCCAAAGCTTATTGGAAAACGCAACGTCAGGCACCAGCCCCTAAAGATGCCGTTCCTTTGATAGCATTAACAGCAGATATATTGGCACAATCGACAGAAGATGCAGTATATCGCTTAGGCCATTCAACATTATTGATGCGTATAGACGGCGAATACTTATTAATTGATCCGGTATTCAGCGAACGAGCATCACCCGTACAGTGGGCTGGTCCAAAACGATTTCATCAATCACCCATTAGCATTGCTGATTTACCGGCGATAAAAACCGTTATTATCAGCCATGACCATTACGACCATCTTGATAAAGCTGCAATTGAACAATTGGCTGCTAACGTTCAGCATTTTGTGACGCCACTTAACGTCGGTGAATACTTAACCGCTTGGGGAGTTGACCCTATTCAAGTGACCGAACTGGAATGGTGGCAATCTGTTGAATTAAATGGCCTAAGTATTACTGCAACCCCGGCACAACACTTTTCTGGCCGCGGCCTATTCGATCGTAACCAAACGTTATGGGCGAGTTGGGTGATCCAAGGGTTAAAACACAAAGTATTTTATAGTGGTGACAGTGGCTATTTTAACGGTTTTAAACAAATAGGTGAGCGTTTTGGCCCCTTTGATCTGAGCATGATTGAAACGGGGGCTTATAATGAATTATGGAGCGATATTCATATGTTGCCAGAGCAGAGCTTACAAGCGCATATTGATGTTAAAGCCAAAGCAATGATGCCCGTTCACAATGGCACGTTCGATTTAGCATTACATGATTGGTTTGAACCATTTGAGCGCATTAATCTGCTAGCCAAGCAGTATAATGTCACCTTACTAACACCAAAATTTGGTCAAGCAGTCATGTTGGCCGACCCACAAGCTAATGAGCTGTGGTGGCATGCCATTATGGTTGATCCTAAAAAGATGGATGAATTAAATGAGGTTGTCACGAGTAACCACTAA
- a CDS encoding 23S rRNA (adenine(2030)-N(6))-methyltransferase RlmJ has protein sequence MLSYRHGYHAGNYADVLKHSMLIQVLKAMQKKDKPYVYIDTHAGAGAYSLTDEFAQKTGEYLEGVAKLWDHTNLPTALANYVETVQHFNAEFDGELTVYPGSPAIVDVELRPQDRMVLHELHGTDHELLADYFAEDKQVKVIKGDGLQGLIAAVPPLERRGVILIDPSYEMKTDYQDVAKAIIKAHKRFATGTFILWYPVVKREQTEAMLTLLKNSGIKKQLRIEQGISADSDEFGMTAAGLWVINPPWQLDELAKETLDYLAPLLGGADGSISVKWEVGE, from the coding sequence ATGCTCAGTTATCGTCACGGTTATCATGCAGGCAATTATGCCGATGTGCTTAAGCACTCAATGCTTATTCAAGTATTAAAAGCGATGCAGAAAAAAGATAAACCTTATGTGTATATCGATACTCATGCAGGTGCAGGTGCCTACTCATTAACCGATGAGTTTGCGCAAAAAACTGGCGAGTATTTAGAGGGTGTTGCCAAATTATGGGACCACACTAATTTACCCACTGCATTGGCCAACTATGTTGAAACAGTGCAACACTTTAACGCTGAGTTTGATGGCGAGTTAACCGTGTACCCTGGCTCACCGGCTATTGTAGATGTTGAGCTTCGTCCACAAGATCGTATGGTGTTACACGAACTGCATGGTACTGACCATGAGTTGTTAGCAGACTATTTTGCTGAAGACAAACAAGTCAAAGTGATTAAAGGTGATGGTTTACAGGGATTAATTGCCGCGGTACCGCCATTAGAGCGCCGTGGTGTAATATTAATTGACCCTAGCTATGAAATGAAAACTGACTATCAAGATGTGGCTAAAGCTATCATAAAAGCCCACAAACGCTTTGCAACAGGCACATTTATTTTATGGTATCCCGTTGTTAAACGTGAGCAAACAGAAGCAATGTTAACCCTGCTTAAAAATAGTGGCATTAAGAAACAACTGCGTATTGAGCAAGGCATTAGCGCCGACAGTGACGAGTTTGGTATGACAGCAGCAGGTTTATGGGTAATTAATCCGCCTTGGCAATTGGATGAACTCGCCAAAGAAACATTGGATTATTTAGCGCCTTTACTAGGCGGTGCCGACGGAAGCATTAGCGTAAAGTGGGAAGTCGGCGAGTAA
- a CDS encoding TetR/AcrR family transcriptional regulator — translation MNTEKQTRSQIKRAAIIEAARTTFKELGVTATSMDKLAEVAGVSKRTVYNHFATKESLVISLMTDLWKQALAQPSLVYNSHQSLADQLQQLVRIDIDYIQSEEHIEVSRMVIGHLFYTTEIQEEIQKIIKEETATFRWIKAAIQDARLNVTNVEQAQAELQSLIKGQCFWPLIFQIEKPLNDQQKDEVASSIVVMFLSRYQA, via the coding sequence ATGAATACAGAAAAACAAACTCGTAGCCAAATTAAACGTGCCGCGATTATTGAAGCAGCCAGAACAACCTTTAAAGAATTAGGGGTTACAGCTACTAGTATGGATAAATTAGCCGAAGTGGCTGGGGTATCTAAACGTACGGTATACAATCATTTTGCGACAAAAGAATCTTTGGTCATAAGCTTAATGACCGACCTATGGAAGCAAGCATTAGCTCAACCTTCTTTAGTATACAATTCACATCAATCTTTGGCGGATCAACTGCAACAGTTGGTGCGAATAGATATTGATTACATTCAATCAGAAGAACACATTGAAGTATCACGAATGGTGATTGGACATTTATTTTATACGACTGAAATACAAGAAGAAATACAAAAAATAATCAAGGAAGAAACGGCCACTTTTCGTTGGATAAAAGCGGCAATTCAAGATGCTCGATTAAATGTAACTAATGTTGAACAAGCCCAAGCAGAATTACAAAGCTTGATTAAGGGTCAATGTTTTTGGCCTTTAATATTTCAAATAGAAAAACCATTAAATGACCAACAAAAAGATGAGGTAGCTTCGTCCATCGTTGTTATGTTCCTATCTCGATATCAAGCATAA